The Verrucomicrobiota bacterium genome contains the following window.
AACAAAATGTCGAAACTCTCGCCGCGCTCATTTCCGAAACCGAAGCCGAGATGGCCTCGAAACAAAGTGCCTGGCAGGACACCACCCAAAAGCTCAATGACGCCCGCAAATTGCTCGCCGATTATCAGGGCCGCATGGACATGCTCGCGCAACTTGCGCAGGAGCTCGAAGGGTACTCCACCGGCACCCAAAGTGTCCTGAAAGGCACCGCCCTCCAGGAAGCCACTAGCTCTCTGTGTGGCACCGTCGCCGATCATATCAAGGTCGCCCCGGATTTCATCAAAGCCGTGGAATCCAGCCTCGACACCCATCTCCAAACGATCCTCGTCCGGGGAGCCGCGATTTCCGGACGGATCATCGAGGCCCTCAAAAATCAAAAGCTCGGCCTTGCCACTCTCAAAGTCCTCGACTTGCCTGATTCCGTTATTTCTACCTGCGCCCTGCCCGAAGGCGGCATTTGTTGGCTCAATGATAAAATCCAGATGGATGACGAGGTCACCCCGTTCCTGCGCTCGCTCCTCGGCCACACGGTGCTGGTCGCTGACATCGACTCAGCCTTGCGCTTACGCGCGGCTCATGCCGCACTCGACTTTGTCACACTCAGTGGTGAAACCGTCAGCCGTCTCGGAGTCATTCGTGGGGGTGAGACCGGTGAGGTCGCCAGCACGATCCTCACCCGCAAAGCCTTGCAGGAAGAGCTCAATACCAAAATCCTCGAGGTCGATTCCCGTGCCGCGCAATTTGCGCTGGAGTCCGAGTCCCTCGCTGAACAACGCAAAACCCTAGGTGAGGAGGTCTCCGGCTTGCGAGGTGAGCTCCGTACAGCCGAAAACGATCTCCTGACCAAAACCAACGATATCCGTCATAACACCCGTGAAATCGAGGAACACGGCCGCCGCCTCGAGCAAATGGCGGCAGAAGTCCAGAGTTGCTCAGAGAAAACCGCCCAACTCGCCGCGCGCAAAGAGCAAATCTCCCACGATGTCGAGGCAGCCAGGGTGCGTGAATCTGAAAAGAAAAATGAATTTGAACGTGCCCAGGCCGAGCTCTCCGCCCTCAGCGAGGAAGAGTCCACCGCACGGGCAGAGCTGATGGAAAACAAAGTCACCCACGCGACCATCCAGCAAAGAAAACAATCCTTAGAAACCCAAGAAGCCCCGATTCGCGCCCGTGTCATCGAGCTGAATGAAGCCATCACCAACCGCCAGAGTGATATCGGAAAATTTAATGACCGCGTCACCTCCCTGCGCCTCCAAAGTGATGAGGCCGAAAACGGCCTCGGTGCCGCTGATGAGGAAATCCGCGCGATCCAGTCCCGGATCGATGAGCTCGGCACACACAAACTCGCTGTCCTCCAAAAAATCGAGGCTGCGGATAATGAACTCAAGGGAAAACGCCGCCTGCAATACGAACTCCAGACCAAACGCGGGAGCATGGACGTGCAAATCGCTCAGAAACGCATGATACTGAATACCCTGAGCGAATCGATCACCAAAAAATACCAAGTCAAAATCGAGGAAATCCAGCTCGAGATGCAGATTATCGGGGAAGAAATTCCTTCATCCATGGATGATCTCCAACCTTTTGTCGATGATCTCCAAGCCAAGATCGACGATATGGGCCCTGTGAATATCGAGGCGATCGCCGAGTATGACGACCTCGAGAAACGTCATGATTTCCTCACAAAGGAATTTAACGACCTCGAAGCGGCGAAGGCTAACCTGTGCGAGGCCATTGCTCAGATCAATAAGACGACAGAAAAAATGTTTACCGACACTTTCCACGCCATTAAGGCAAATTTCCAAACCCTCTTTGTCGAGCTCTTTGGCGGTGGTAAGGCAAACCTCATTCTGGCCGATGAAAATGATCCGCTGGAGTGCGGCATCGATATCGTCGCCAAGCCCCCGGGCAAACAGCTCCAGAGCATTTCCCTCCTCTCCGGTGGTGAACGCACCATGACCGCGGTCGCCCTACTTTTCTCCATGTACATGGTCAAACCCAGTCCCTTTTGTGTCCTCGACGAAATGGACGCTCCCTTGGATGAATCTAATATCAACCGTTTTATAAAAATCCTGAAACGTTTTGTCGGGCAGTCTCAATTCCTCCTGATTACCCATAATAAACGGACCATCTCGATTGCCGATGTGCTTTACGGGGTCACCATGCAGGAAAGTGGTGTCTCACGCCTCGTCTCCGTGAAATTTAATAAATCGGAAGTCCCCGTCCACGGGCACACCCTCGAGGGCGAAATCCCCACGATCTCCGAAAGCATGGGTAAACCCCTCGACACCCCGCAACTCGCCGCGGCCACAGCAGCGGCAGAAGCGACCGAAACTGCCACAGCATAAGGATACGGTAGGAACAGGTATTTACGGGGGGGGGAGCAGGAGTCTATCTATCGATAATAAGTGCTCTGGTACCTTTAGATTCATCGCGG
Protein-coding sequences here:
- the smc gene encoding chromosome segregation protein SMC; amino-acid sequence: MKSLFGALGFAPMYLKTLSIQGFKSFADKTDLHFPSGVTAIVGPNGCGKSNVLDSLRWVLGEQSAKALRGSSMQDVIFNGTDTRKPLGMAEVALTFSDCGDELGLEYNEVTICRRVYRDGASEYEINKVPSRLKDIQQLFMDTGVGRSAYSIMEQGKIDKILSAKPEDRREVFEEAAGITRYKSQKKEALRRLEYTEANLLRLTDIVKEVRRQIGSLQRQAGKARRYKEIIEKLRVAETRLARLRYEKLSLEINEFESSAQSIKSDFEQLSLTLETQETQVSDHRSELDLIEQRATEARQQHSDLRHQIDQARSIVRVNAERISEAESLIEQYRIDISGNEEKINIQESSLIEIQGQLGECLSQLTHATETLRAQESRVEEIARGVRSKIAEQDTLRREIQEIEKTTANLQAQATALDNQFHALEVRRDSLTSESARLEEAKASSEIRLSEQQASRASSQQNVETLAALISETEAEMASKQSAWQDTTQKLNDARKLLADYQGRMDMLAQLAQELEGYSTGTQSVLKGTALQEATSSLCGTVADHIKVAPDFIKAVESSLDTHLQTILVRGAAISGRIIEALKNQKLGLATLKVLDLPDSVISTCALPEGGICWLNDKIQMDDEVTPFLRSLLGHTVLVADIDSALRLRAAHAALDFVTLSGETVSRLGVIRGGETGEVASTILTRKALQEELNTKILEVDSRAAQFALESESLAEQRKTLGEEVSGLRGELRTAENDLLTKTNDIRHNTREIEEHGRRLEQMAAEVQSCSEKTAQLAARKEQISHDVEAARVRESEKKNEFERAQAELSALSEEESTARAELMENKVTHATIQQRKQSLETQEAPIRARVIELNEAITNRQSDIGKFNDRVTSLRLQSDEAENGLGAADEEIRAIQSRIDELGTHKLAVLQKIEAADNELKGKRRLQYELQTKRGSMDVQIAQKRMILNTLSESITKKYQVKIEEIQLEMQIIGEEIPSSMDDLQPFVDDLQAKIDDMGPVNIEAIAEYDDLEKRHDFLTKEFNDLEAAKANLCEAIAQINKTTEKMFTDTFHAIKANFQTLFVELFGGGKANLILADENDPLECGIDIVAKPPGKQLQSISLLSGGERTMTAVALLFSMYMVKPSPFCVLDEMDAPLDESNINRFIKILKRFVGQSQFLLITHNKRTISIADVLYGVTMQESGVSRLVSVKFNKSEVPVHGHTLEGEIPTISESMGKPLDTPQLAAATAAAEATETATA